TATTACAGTTTCTGTATCGACATCATACTGGTGTTTAGTCGGTTCCATCGGTTTCGGTTCGATCAGGAAAGTGCCTTTGAAACCACGGGCACGAGCATAATCACGAGCGATGGTCAGCATTTTTGCCAAGTGTTCTTTTTCACGTTTCTGATCTGTATTCAGAAGAGACATATAACCTTCACGTCCACCCCAGAATACATAGTTTTGACCACCTAATTCGATAGTTGCGTCGATTGCATTCTTGATCTGAACAGCAGCGCGAGCTACTACATCAAAATCAGGGTTAGTAGCTGCACCGTTCATGTAACGTGCATGACCAAATACGTTGGCAGTACCCCACAACAGCTTAATGCCAGTTTCAGCTTGTTTCTGTTTTGCATAAGCTACGATTGCTTTCAGGTTAGCTTCGTATTCTTCGATGCTTGCACCTTCAGAAACCAAGTCCACATCGTGGAAACAGTAGTATTCGATACCCATTTTCTGCATGAATTCAAAACCTGCGTCCATTTTATCTTTTGCAGCTTGTATAGCGTCAGCATTACTATTCCAAGGGAATTGTTTTGTTCCGCCACCAAATTGGTCACCGCCTTCAGCACACAAAGTATGCCACCATGCCATAGCAAATCTCAACCAATCTTTCATTTTCTTACCGTTGATAACCTTTTCAGCATCGTAGTAACGGAATGCCATCGGATTCTTACTATCTTTACCTTCGAACTTAATCTTTTCAATTCCCGGGAAAAATTCTTTTGTTGCCATAATTCTTTTATTTTTTAAATGGTTATTATTTAAATTGTTAATTATTTATCTGAAGAAAGAACCGGAGCCGGTATATTACCGGTCATCGACTTTTCAAGACGGTATTTCCATTTTGCATACGCGTCAGCATATTCCTGTCGTTTTGCCACATTAGGCTCAATCACATCCAGTTTGTCAAGCGTAGCAAATGCCTCATTATTATCCTTGTAGATACCTGCGCCAATGCCCGCACCTTTCGCGGCACCTACGGAACCATCCGTATCGTAAAGCTCGATAGTAGCTCCTGTGACTCCCGCCAAAGTATCACGGAAGATAGAACTCAAAAACATATTAGCGTGTCCGGCATGGATCATCTTCACAGGAATTCCCATTTGCTCCATGATATCAATGCCATATTTAAAAGAGAATACAATACCTTCTTGAGCGGCACGAATAATATGATGTTTGCCATGCGTATTAAAGTCCAGTCCACGAATACTGCAACCGATTTCTTTATTGTTCAGCATACGTTCGGCACCGTTACCAAACGGCAGGATACTGATTCCTGCACTGCCGATAGGAGCTTTGGAAGCTAATACATTCATTTCATTATAAGATATTCCTTCGGGAGCAATGTTGCGTTTTACCCATGAATTGAGAATACCTGTTCCATTGATGCAAAGCAATACTCCCAAACGTGTCTGATCTATGGTATGATTGACATGCGCAAAGGTATTGACACGTGACTGCGGATCATAGTTCACTTCACCGTTCACGCCATAAACCACTCCCGATGTTCCTGCCGTAGAAGCAATCTCTCCCGGATTAAACACATTCAAAGAAAGGGCATTGTTAGGCTGGTCGCCTGCACGATAGGTAATCGGTGTCCCTTCTTTCAGTCCAAGCTCTTTGGCAGCTATTGCATTTACACGTCCCTGTTCAGCAAAAGTCGGCTTAATATCTGCAATCAAAGAAGAATCAAACCCGTAATAATCCATTAAGAAATCAGCCACCCGATTGTTCTTGAAATCCCAGAACATACCTTCCGAAAGTCCGGAAACAGTAGTGCAGATTTCTCCACTCAACTTCATGGCAATATAATCGCCCGGCAGCATTATCTTATCAATCTGCTCATAGATGGCCGGTTCGTTTTCTTTAATCCACGCCAACTTGGAAGCGGTAAAATTTCCCGGTGAGTTCAACAAATGAGAAAGACATCTCTCCTCCCCGATTGTCTCAAACGCTTTCTGACCGTATGGCACCGCACGAGAGTCACACCAGATGATAGCAGGACGCAATACATGCTGATTCTTATCAACACAAACCAATCCGTGCATCTGATAAGAGATACCGATGGCTTTAATTTCAGCGGCACTAACTCCGGATTCGGTCATAATAGCCTGCGTGGACAACTTTAAGTTTTCCCACCAACTTTCAGGATCTTGTTCCGCCCATCCGGGATTCACTGCAATAATATTCGCTTCTGTTTTCGGAAAAAATGCCGATGACACACATTTACCAGTTTCAGCATTTACCAAACTCGCTTTTACAGACGAGCTACCGATGTCATAACCTAATAGAAACATAATTTTATTTACGATTAAACGATTTACTATTTACGATTTAACGCTCAATGCCCGACAATTAATACTATAACATTCAACGCCTAATACTTAATACTTGAATAAAGTCTACCTTCTCACCTTATTATATATCTTCTTATCAAATTTATAATAACGGGCAGCACGGTGAGCCACTCCTTGTTGCTTTTCTTCCAAAGGAACTACATATTCCATCATTGCTATTTTCTTATGGAAGTTGCGCACATCCACGGCTTTGTCATATACTAATTCAAAAAGGGTCCTCAATTGTGCGGCTGTAAATTTACGCGGAAGCAGTTCGAACAATATGGAAGGATTAAATTCTACAAACTGCCGAATGTAAGTCATTGCCTCCTTTATAATCAGATTATGGTCAAAAGCCAATGTTTTCACGTCTTTCAAAGCGATCCAGCAAGCCTGGTGATCGTCCAGATTCTTATCCAATGTACGGTCTATCTTTACCATTGACATATAGGCAATAGTAACAATGCGCTCCACTTTTGACTGCATGGCTCTTTCCAACCAACGTACATCTTTCGGATTACTCGTTCTGTTTTTAGAACCAAATGCTTTAAACTGCATCAGATTCACATTTTTAAGTCCTGTCAATTCATACAAAACTCGTTGTGCAGCTTCATCCAAGGCTTCGTCCATATAGATAAGACTTCCGGGAAGTTTCATATCATGATATACTTCTCCATTATCCTCACCTGCACGTTTTACAAGCAACACTTTCAGTTGTTCTCCGTCAAAACCAATCACTACACAGTCTACTGATATATGATTGTTTGCTAAAGGTGTATTTTTCTGTAAATTTTGCATATCCATTTCTTTAAAACGATGCAAATATAGATGCTAAACCCCATCAAAACAAAATAAGAAATATGCTATAAAACATTGTTTTTCATATAAATACATATCATATATTCTACAATATGAATAGTTAGTGTTATCTTACGAATTACAATATGTATTTTAGTGTTTCCACGGACGAGTAATTGTATAAAGTACAAAAACTAGATTGACGCTTTATTATCAGTACTTTTCATATCTTTTCCAACAGACATCAGCAAAGATACTTATTGTATTTTAAACGATATGTCATTTTGTACCTTATCGTTTTTTATTCTATCTTTGTCGGGTAAATATTAAAAAAACTAAAATGGAACGTCATCCAGTCATTTTATCTATTGCCGGCTCCGATTGTTCGGGAGGCGCAGGTATTCAGGCAGACATAAAAACAATCTCGGCTTTAGGAGGATATGCAGCATCGGCCATTACTGCCATCACCGTACAAAATACACTGGGAGTACGTGCCGTACAGTCCATTTCTCCAGATATTGTTCGCGGACAAATAGAAGCAGTGATGGACGATCTGCAACCGGTTGCCATCAAAATAGGAATGATAAATGATATTCAAATTGTTCGTGTAATTTCCGACTGTTTACAAAAATATTCGCCTGCATACATCGTTTACGATCCGGTAATGGTATCTACCAGCGGAAGGAAACTTATGACAGATGAAGCGATAGAAGAAATCAAAAAAGAACTTTTACCGCTCGTCACATTAATCACTCCCAATATTGACGAAGCAAAAGTACTTACAGGTAAAAATATTCACAACATTCAGGATATGCAGGCTGCTGCCAAAATGCTGACGGATGATTATCAGACTAATATCTTACTAAAAGGCGGACATCTGGAAGGAGACAATATGTGCGACCTTTTGCATACGTCCGAATTTATCTACCATAT
The Bacteroides luhongzhouii DNA segment above includes these coding regions:
- the xylA gene encoding xylose isomerase, whose product is MATKEFFPGIEKIKFEGKDSKNPMAFRYYDAEKVINGKKMKDWLRFAMAWWHTLCAEGGDQFGGGTKQFPWNSNADAIQAAKDKMDAGFEFMQKMGIEYYCFHDVDLVSEGASIEEYEANLKAIVAYAKQKQAETGIKLLWGTANVFGHARYMNGAATNPDFDVVARAAVQIKNAIDATIELGGQNYVFWGGREGYMSLLNTDQKREKEHLAKMLTIARDYARARGFKGTFLIEPKPMEPTKHQYDVDTETVIGFLKAHGLDKDFKVNIEVNHATLAGHTFEHELAVAVDNGMLGSIDANRGDYQNGWDTDQFPIDNYELTQAMMQIIRNGGLGNGGTNFDAKTRRNSTDLEDIFIAHIAGMDAMARALESAAALLNESPYKKMLADRYASFDGGKGKEFEDGKLTLEDVVAYAKANGEPKQTSGKQELYEAILNMYC
- a CDS encoding xylulokinase, with the protein product MFLLGYDIGSSSVKASLVNAETGKCVSSAFFPKTEANIIAVNPGWAEQDPESWWENLKLSTQAIMTESGVSAAEIKAIGISYQMHGLVCVDKNQHVLRPAIIWCDSRAVPYGQKAFETIGEERCLSHLLNSPGNFTASKLAWIKENEPAIYEQIDKIMLPGDYIAMKLSGEICTTVSGLSEGMFWDFKNNRVADFLMDYYGFDSSLIADIKPTFAEQGRVNAIAAKELGLKEGTPITYRAGDQPNNALSLNVFNPGEIASTAGTSGVVYGVNGEVNYDPQSRVNTFAHVNHTIDQTRLGVLLCINGTGILNSWVKRNIAPEGISYNEMNVLASKAPIGSAGISILPFGNGAERMLNNKEIGCSIRGLDFNTHGKHHIIRAAQEGIVFSFKYGIDIMEQMGIPVKMIHAGHANMFLSSIFRDTLAGVTGATIELYDTDGSVGAAKGAGIGAGIYKDNNEAFATLDKLDVIEPNVAKRQEYADAYAKWKYRLEKSMTGNIPAPVLSSDK
- a CDS encoding NUDIX hydrolase, which codes for MQNLQKNTPLANNHISVDCVVIGFDGEQLKVLLVKRAGEDNGEVYHDMKLPGSLIYMDEALDEAAQRVLYELTGLKNVNLMQFKAFGSKNRTSNPKDVRWLERAMQSKVERIVTIAYMSMVKIDRTLDKNLDDHQACWIALKDVKTLAFDHNLIIKEAMTYIRQFVEFNPSILFELLPRKFTAAQLRTLFELVYDKAVDVRNFHKKIAMMEYVVPLEEKQQGVAHRAARYYKFDKKIYNKVRR
- the thiD gene encoding bifunctional hydroxymethylpyrimidine kinase/phosphomethylpyrimidine kinase, with amino-acid sequence MERHPVILSIAGSDCSGGAGIQADIKTISALGGYAASAITAITVQNTLGVRAVQSISPDIVRGQIEAVMDDLQPVAIKIGMINDIQIVRVISDCLQKYSPAYIVYDPVMVSTSGRKLMTDEAIEEIKKELLPLVTLITPNIDEAKVLTGKNIHNIQDMQAAAKMLTDDYQTNILLKGGHLEGDNMCDLLHTSEFIYHIYEEKKIESHNLHGTGCTLSSAIATYLAKGYPMRESIQHAKAYITQAIIAGKELNIGHGNGPLWHFPDSVAQMCTFCAVVS